A genome region from Prionailurus viverrinus isolate Anna chromosome A3, UM_Priviv_1.0, whole genome shotgun sequence includes the following:
- the CRIPT gene encoding cysteine-rich PDZ-binding protein has protein sequence MVCEKCEKKLGTVITPDTWKDGARNTTESGGRKLNENKALTSKKARFDPYGKNKFSTCRICKSSVHQPGSHYCQGCAYKKGICAMCGKKVLDTKNYKQTSV, from the exons ATGGTGTGCGAAAAAT GTGAAAAGAAACTTGGTACTGTTATCACTCCAGACACATGGAAAGACGGTGCAAGGAATACCAcag AAAGTGGTGGAAGAaagctgaatgaaaataaagcttTAACTTCAAAAAAAGCAAG aTTCGATCCATATGGAAAGAATAAGTTCTCTACTTGCAGAATTTGTAAAAGTTCGGTACATCAGCCGGGTTCCCATTACTGCCAGGGCTGTGCCTACAAAAAGG gcaTCTGTGCAATGTGTGGAAAAAAGGTTTTGGATACCAAAAACTACAAGCAAACGTCTGTGTAG